CGCGCAGACCACCGGCATTTACCTTCCTGCCTGCGTGAACACCATGTTTGGCCCGCAGGGTGGTGGCAAGGGCACTACCGATTCCTTCGTGGTTCTCTTGGAGCGCGCCGGGGTAGCGCTGGAGGTTCCGGAGGGCATCGACAAGCTCTGCTGTGGCACCCCATGGGCGTCCAAGGGCATGCAGGCCGGCCACGATGCGATGGAGCAGCGCGTGCGCGATATCGTCATGGAGGCCACCGATGGTGCGCGCCTGCCGGTCATCGTGGACGCCAGCAGCTGCACCGCCGGATTTAAGGACATGCTGGAGTCGGTAGGCATTACCGTCATCGACGCCATTAGCTTTACGGCCGATACCCTCCTGCCGCAGCTCGATGTGCACAACCCGGTGGCCTCCGTGACTGTGCACCCCACCTGCTCTGCCTTCCAGCTGAGCATGATGGAAGACGTGGAGAAGGTAGCCCGCGCCGCCGCGGCCGAGGTACACATTCCCACTGACTGGAGTTGCTGTGGCTATGCCGGCGATCGCGGCATGCTGCATCCGGAGCTAACCGACGCCGCAACGCGCGCCGAAGCAGCGCAAGTCAAGGAAATCGGGGCGCAGTATCACTCCTCGACCAACCGCACCTGCGAGCTCGGCTTGACCCGAGCTACCGGCGAGGATTATCACCACATTCTGGAACTTTTGGAGCAGGCGACGCGCTAGTTTTCCCAGCGCACTAGCGGGTGGGGCACTATGCCCCGCTTGTCGACGCCCCGCCCGCCTAGAGGTTTCTTCCCCGTGCTGTAAAATCAGCAACCATGTGTGGAATTGTTGGATATATTGGTCACGCTGGTGGTGACCGTGATTACTTCGCCCTCGACGTAGTTCTAGAAGGTCTGCGCCGTTTGGAATACCGCGGCTATGACTCCGCTGGCGTAGCAATGTACGCCGATGGGGACATCAGCTGGCGCAAGAAGGCCGGTAAGGTCGCTGCGCTGGATGCTGAGATTGAGGCCCGCCCGCTGCCAGACTCCGTGCTGGGCATTGGTCATACCCGCTGGGCTACCCATGGTGGCCCTACCGACCTGAATGCGCACCCGCACGTGGTCGATGGCGGCAAGCTGGCCGTGGTGCACAACGGCATCATTGAGAACTTTGCCGAGCTCAAGTCCGAGCTTTTGAACAAGGGCTATAACTTCGTCTCCGAGACCGATACCGAAGTTGCCGCTACGTTGCTGGGCGATGTCTTCCACAACGAGGCCGCTGGTGACCTCACCAAGGCAATGCAGCTGACCTGCTCCCGCCTCGAGGGCGCATTCACCCTGCTGGCCATCCACGCCGAGCAGGCCGATCGCATCGTTGCCGCTCGCCGTGACTCGCCGCTGGTTATCGGCCTGGGCGAGGGCGAGAACTTCCTCGGCTCTGACGTATCCGGCTTCATCGATTACACCAAGTCCGCCGTGGAGATGGACAACGACCAGGTCGTGACCATCACCGCCGACGAGGTAGAAATCACCGATTATGAGGGCAACCCTGCACAGGGCAAGCCTTTTGAAATCAAGTGGGATGCCGCCGCTGCCGAAAAGGGTGGCTTCGATTCCTTCATGGAAAAGGAAATCCACGACCAGCCCGCCGCTGTGCGCGATACCCTGCTCGGCCGCTTCGATGAACAGGGCCAGCTGGCTCTCGATGATCTGCGCATCGATGAGACCGTGTTGAAGTCCATCGACAAGATCATCGTCATCGCTTGCGGTACCGCCGCCTACGCCGGCCACGTGGCACGCTATGCCATCGAGCACTGGTGCCGCATTCCTACCGAGGTCGAGCTCGCCCACGAGTTCCGCTACCGCGATCCGATCGTGAACGAAAAGACCTTGGTTGTCGCCCTGTCTCAGTCCGGTGAGACCATGGATACCCTGATGGCCGTGCGCCACGCCCGCCAGCAGGGCGCCAAGGTTATTGCCATCTGCAATACCCAGGGCTCGTCCATCCCGCGCGAATCCGATGCCGCGCTCTACACCCACGCCGGTCCGGAAATCGCCGTGGCCTCCACCAAGGCCTTCCTGGCGCAGATTACCGCCACCTACCTGCTTGGCCTCTACCTGGCTCAGCTGCGAGGCAACATGTTCGCCGATGAAATCCAGAGCGTTCTCGCTGAGCTGCGCCACATGCCGGACAAGGTCCAAAACGTCATCGATGAAGAGGACCAGGTGGCCAACCTGGCCAACTCCATGAAGGATGCGGAATCCGTGCTCTTCCTGGGCCGCCACGTCGGCTTCCCTGTAGCTCTTGAAGGCGCGCTCAAGCTCAAGGAGATCGCCTACCTGCACGCCGAGGGCTTTGCCGCCGGCGAGCTCAAGCACGGCCCGATTGCACTGATTGAGGAAGGCCAGCCGGTCTTCGTTATCGTGCCGTCCCCGCGCGGCCGCGACTCCCTGCACTCCAAGGTCGTTTCCAATATTCAGGAGATCCGCGCCCGCGGTGCCATCACCATCGTGATTGCGGAAGAAGGCGATACCGCCGTGGAGGATTACGCTAACCACGTCATCCGCATCCCGAAGGCGCCGACCCTCATGCAGCCGCTGCTGGCCACCGTGCCGCTGCAGATCTTTGCCGCCCATGTAGCAAAGTCCAAGGGTTACGACGTGGACCAGCCGCGTAACCTGGCCAAGTCCGTGACCGTGGAGTAATCCACGCCGAACGGTACTAGTTAAGCCCCCTTACTTGCCGCGTTTCTTGCGTGGGAGGTAAGGGGGCTTTTGCATTTCATTGAAGCTTGGCGAATACCTAGGCCGCGCCGGATGGCCGCCCTCGGACCGCGACGCTGCGGCTGGCGAGGGAGCGGACCAGGGTCAGACCGAGGAGAGCGCCCTTGCCTTGATCTGGTCGAACTCCTGCTGGGTAATCGCTCCCGAGTCGAGAAGGGCCTTCGCCGAGGCGATCTCATCGGTCGGGCTCGATCCGGCGGAGCCGCCGGCGACGGACTTGATGTACTCATCCTGCCGCTGCTGGAGCTCCTGGCGCGCCTCGACCGCGCGGTCGGTCATCCCCCGACCTCGAACAAGCAGGTACGCGAGCATTCCGATGAACGGCAGCGCGAGGATGAACACCACCCACAGCGCCTTTGCGAAGCCGCCGAGGTCCTTGCTGCGGAAGAGATCTCCGAAGATCCACCACAGGGACATGAACCATGCGAAGAAGATGAAGAACTCGAACATGGCGAGTAGGAATGAGCCGTTGTCGTCGAACATTTGCTGACTGCCTCCTGACTGGATGGACGCTGGCCGAGCGGTCCACGCGGACCCCAGCGCACGACGGTTAGGAACAAGGACGTGCCCGGGCCGTCGCCGAACCATGTTAGCAGCTTTTCCTCACCAAGCGTGGTAGCCGGGTTGCGACGCGCTGACCGGGTTGGGCTGGTGAAGACGGGCCTGGGACTCCACGATTCGTAGCGACCAAGCAACGGATCGAGAGGAGTCCCAGGTGAGTGTTGAGGCTACCGTCCTGCCCGCTGCGATGCTCGGCATCTCGGGGTTGGTGGTGCTTGCCGTCGGTGAGTACGGCGGTGAGCTGGAGCTGTTGGTGGAGACCTCCGAGTCGGTGACCGGGTGCCCGCGGTGCGGGGTGGTCGCGGTGGCCCACGGCCGGCGTGAGCATCTGGTGCGTGACATCCCCTCGGCGGGGCGGCCGGTGCTGCTGGTGTGGCGCAAGCGGCTGTGGCGGTGCGCCGAACCGGCGTGCCCGCAACGTACCCGGTCAGTACACCTAATAAAGCGACGTCAGTACGTTCGCTAATGCTCGAGCTGATCTTTCATCGCTCGTACCTCTTGGCTGCCAGCGTGGTCACTTATTCGCAACCGCCCACCGTGCGTTCTCTACACCCCTCACCGTTGCACTCATGTGAGACATTTGAACGCGCTGTGGCCTTATCCGTCCCCGCGGATTGCTCCTCGCCTGTCATTCCTGAAGGGTGTCAGGAAGTTTGTGTGTGAGGCTCTGATCTAGAAGGAGTTTCACCGATAATGACTACGGTGTCACTGAAGAAAAGCCATGACCCGGCGAGGGTCAACGAGATCAGCGAGAAGCTGATGGAAAATTCTGAAATCGCCAGCTTGATTAGCGAGCTGTCGAGCTCCGCTGATGATGCAAGCGAGCTGGTCAAAGGCCTGCTGCAAGCATCAATCAACGCTGGCCTTAAGGCGGAGATGGATGCGCACTTGGGCTACGGCCATTCCGACCGCAAGGCCAAAGCGAAGGTGGAAACCGCACAGGAGAATAATCACCGTAACGGGTCGTACACCAAGACCGTCAATTCTGGCTACGGCGCAGTTGAGGTGACCGTTCCCAGGGATCGTGCCGGCACGTTTACTCCTCGGATGGTGCCCAAGGGTGCACGTCGGCTCACAGAGCTCGACGACATGATTATCTCGCTCTACGCCGGTGGGATGACCGTGCGCGATATCCAGCATCACCTCGCGACCACCCTTGGGGTGGATATGAGCCCGGATACGATCAGCACCATTACCGATGCGGTGTTAGACGAGGTCATGATCTGGCAAAACCGCCAGCTCGACGAGTTTTACCCGGTGATCTTCCTCGACGCGCTACGCGTGAAAATCCGTGACGGCCACCGCGTGGTCAACAAGGCTTGCTACATGGCGGTTGGTGTCGATATGGACGGCATCAAGCACATCCTGGGATTGTGGATCGCGGACAATGAAGGAGCCGCATTCTGGGCATCGGTGTGTGCGGATCTGGCCAACCGCGGTGTCCAAGACGTGTTCATCGTGTGCTGCGACGGGCTCAAAGGCCTGCCGGAAGCCGTGGAGGCAACCTGGCCGAATTCCATGGTACAGACCTGTATTGTGCACCTGATTCGGGCTGCGAACCGGTGGGTGTCCTACCAGGACCGCAAAGCAGTCTCCCGCGCGCTGCGTGAGGTCTACACAGCCGCTAACGAGGACACCGCACGTGCCAGCCTGGATGCTTTCGAGGCCAGTGAACTTGGCCGGAAATACCCCCAGTCGGTCAAAGTCTGGCGCGACGCCTGGGAGCGGTTCGTGCCGTTTCTGCAGTTTCCGCCGGCGGCACGCCGGGTGCTCTACACCACCAATTCAATCGAGTCGCTGAATGCTGAACTGCGTAAAGCTACCCGCAACAGGGGCCAATTCCCGAACGATACCGCGGCGCAGAAAACGCTGTGGCTGATGATCTGCAACATCGAACAAGCGTGCCGCCCAGCGAGCGAAGAAAGCAAAGCGCAACATTGAGTGCAACGGCTATATTGAAGGAGCGAAAGCCACCGGGTGGAAACAAGCCATCAACCAACTAGCCGTGGCTTACCCCGACCGATTCGCGGACTACTTGTAAACCACCCCCCGCACACAAACAATCGGACACCCTCACTTAACCGGATATGGCACCCAGCTTCCGTAGCTACGGCATAAGCCGCGGTAAGATGCATCCCACATCTTTTGGCGGCTTGGTGTACTGACAGTCCGCTTCGGACTAGCTCCACAAGCTGGAAAGCCTGGCTGCCGCGGCGATCAACTCGTTTGGCTTTAAACACGACTGGCAATCCAAAGGCATGGCAAAAATTCAAAGCATGCCCGTAATGACAACCAAGCTCACCAGCCGCCGAACGGACACTACGCCCACTGCCAACCAAGGCAACTAAGCCACGACGATCCGACTCAGACAACGAATGAAACGGGCCGACAACCCCAGACACAACAACACCCTCCTAAGGGAAAGTGTTGCAACGACCCTCTGAACTCAAGGCTTGAAACTGTTATGCTATTGGGAGCAATTGTTGTCGGTGAAAGGAGTAGGCAGTGCTCATCCGTCGTGTTTTTGCGTAAAACACTAAAGGAAGAACGGATTTAAGCATGCCTATTTTATTGAACGACCTTTCCCTAGGATGGCCCGATGGCACAACCTGCTTCAGTGGCCTAAACGGTGCCTTTTCTGGCCCTTTAACTGCGCTGATTGGGGATAATGGTGCAGGAAAGACATCTCTGTTAAACGTCATCCTTGGCAAAATCTTGCCTACTGCTGGAACGGTGGAAAAGCCGGAATCGATAGCGTACCTGCCACAAGACCTTGCTTGGAATGAAAATGATGTAGTAGCAGACATCTTCGGTGTCACCCAAGTGCTCACGGCGATTTCCGCAGTCGAAGCCGGTGAGTATGAACCAGAACTCTATGAGTTAATTGGGGAGCAATGGGACGTCGGTGAGCGCATTGCCGCTGCCCTTTCCGCCGCCGGATTGGATATCCCGTTGGACCGCCCTATCAAAAGCCTCTCTGGAGGTGAAGCGGTCCGCGTCGCTTTGGTGGCGGTGTTCTTGTCCGAGCCGGATTTCATTATCCTCGATGAACCGACCAATAACCTCGACGGAACTGCTAAGAAGCATCTGAAAGATATGTTGGTAAATGCCGCGGCGCCGGTGCTAGTGGTAAGCCATGACAAAGACCTGTTGGATGTAGTTTCCGAGGTAGCGGAATTAAGGGATGGGAACCTACGCTTCTTCCAAGGCAACTATTCCGACTACCTAGCCACGATTAATGCAGAACAGGAAGTAGCTCAAAAAGCAGTATCTACCGCCAAGGCGACTTATAAGCAGCAACTCCGCGAACAACAAGCAATGCAAACACGAATTGCGCGTGATGCGCGCCGTGGAAAGAAGTTCGCGGAGTCGAAGCGCAAACCAGGCATGACGATGAAGCTTGATAAGCAGCGATCCGAAAAGACGGCATCACGCAGAGCGCAAATCCATTCAGACGCAGTTGAAGCGGCCCAACGCTCTTTAGCTCGAGCTGCGCGAAACATACGAGATGATGATTCGGTCTATATCGAGCTGCCACAAACTGAGCTGCCGGAAGGGAAGCGGGTTATTTCGATTCCTGGGCTGACGATTGTCGGCCCAGAACGGGTGCGCTTGTCAGGACCAAATGGAAGTGGCAAGACCACGCTCTTAAACCGAATTAACTCCGGTGAGGTGGGCTACGTGATCGGCAACTCGGGGTATTTGCGTCAACGAATTGGATTAGATCCTTCTCTAAGCGTATGGGACGTGGTTACCAACGCGAATCCACGAGAGGATCCGCAGTTCATCCGTGATCAGCTAGCTCAGTTGTTATTTCAATCTGACTCGGTTCATGCGTTGACAGGGACCCTCTCGGGAGGCGAAAGATTTAGGGCGGAATTCGCCAGAGTGCTCTTAGCGGATCCGGCGCCGCAATTGCTAATGCTCGATGAGCCGACTAACAACATCGATATTTCAACTGTTGATTGGTTGGTCTCAGTCTTGAAAAACTATCGGGGCGCATTGCTAGTGGTGAGCCATGATGAAGATTTCTGCTCGCGGATCAAACTTACGAGGCAAGTTTCTATAGAGGACATTGGATGAGCCGACTCCAAGGTGGAGGTATCGCGAGTCAGTGCGCCACACCCTGCCCGAATTCAGCCCAAGGGTGAGCAGTGGCACAATGGTGGGCATGCTGAAAACCACGATTGATCTCTTCGCCATTGCGCACAACGTCCGCCTCATCAAGGAAAAGGTGGGGCCTGAGGTCAAGCTCATGTGCGTGGTCAAGGCCGATGCCTATGGGCACGGCGCGGCCAAGGTTGTGCCGGTGATGGCGCGTGCCGGTGCGGATTGCTTTGGCGTGGCCACCTTGCGGGAGGCGGTGGACCTGCGCCGCGCGGGCGTGGATGCGCCCATCGTGGCCTGGATCTGGCAAACAGATGAAATCCTCGAAGAAGCCTTGGCCAATGGAATTGAGGTAGCGGTCAATTCCCTTGAGCAGGCGCATAAGCTGGTCAAGGCCGATTTTCCTGCTGAGGTATACGTCAAGGTGGAAACCGGCATGCACCGCTCCGGTGTGGACGAAGAGGATTGG
This genomic stretch from Corynebacterium tuberculostearicum harbors:
- the glmS gene encoding glutamine--fructose-6-phosphate transaminase (isomerizing) yields the protein MCGIVGYIGHAGGDRDYFALDVVLEGLRRLEYRGYDSAGVAMYADGDISWRKKAGKVAALDAEIEARPLPDSVLGIGHTRWATHGGPTDLNAHPHVVDGGKLAVVHNGIIENFAELKSELLNKGYNFVSETDTEVAATLLGDVFHNEAAGDLTKAMQLTCSRLEGAFTLLAIHAEQADRIVAARRDSPLVIGLGEGENFLGSDVSGFIDYTKSAVEMDNDQVVTITADEVEITDYEGNPAQGKPFEIKWDAAAAEKGGFDSFMEKEIHDQPAAVRDTLLGRFDEQGQLALDDLRIDETVLKSIDKIIVIACGTAAYAGHVARYAIEHWCRIPTEVELAHEFRYRDPIVNEKTLVVALSQSGETMDTLMAVRHARQQGAKVIAICNTQGSSIPRESDAALYTHAGPEIAVASTKAFLAQITATYLLGLYLAQLRGNMFADEIQSVLAELRHMPDKVQNVIDEEDQVANLANSMKDAESVLFLGRHVGFPVALEGALKLKEIAYLHAEGFAAGELKHGPIALIEEGQPVFVIVPSPRGRDSLHSKVVSNIQEIRARGAITIVIAEEGDTAVEDYANHVIRIPKAPTLMQPLLATVPLQIFAAHVAKSKGYDVDQPRNLAKSVTVE
- a CDS encoding SHOCT domain-containing protein; protein product: MFDDNGSFLLAMFEFFIFFAWFMSLWWIFGDLFRSKDLGGFAKALWVVFILALPFIGMLAYLLVRGRGMTDRAVEARQELQQRQDEYIKSVAGGSAGSSPTDEIASAKALLDSGAITQQEFDQIKARALSSV
- a CDS encoding transposase family protein, with translation MSVEATVLPAAMLGISGLVVLAVGEYGGELELLVETSESVTGCPRCGVVAVAHGRREHLVRDIPSAGRPVLLVWRKRLWRCAEPACPQRTRSVHLIKRRQYVR
- a CDS encoding ABC-F family ATP-binding cassette domain-containing protein, whose translation is MPILLNDLSLGWPDGTTCFSGLNGAFSGPLTALIGDNGAGKTSLLNVILGKILPTAGTVEKPESIAYLPQDLAWNENDVVADIFGVTQVLTAISAVEAGEYEPELYELIGEQWDVGERIAAALSAAGLDIPLDRPIKSLSGGEAVRVALVAVFLSEPDFIILDEPTNNLDGTAKKHLKDMLVNAAAPVLVVSHDKDLLDVVSEVAELRDGNLRFFQGNYSDYLATINAEQEVAQKAVSTAKATYKQQLREQQAMQTRIARDARRGKKFAESKRKPGMTMKLDKQRSEKTASRRAQIHSDAVEAAQRSLARAARNIRDDDSVYIELPQTELPEGKRVISIPGLTIVGPERVRLSGPNGSGKTTLLNRINSGEVGYVIGNSGYLRQRIGLDPSLSVWDVVTNANPREDPQFIRDQLAQLLFQSDSVHALTGTLSGGERFRAEFARVLLADPAPQLLMLDEPTNNIDISTVDWLVSVLKNYRGALLVVSHDEDFCSRIKLTRQVSIEDIG